The following are encoded together in the Zingiber officinale cultivar Zhangliang chromosome 8A, Zo_v1.1, whole genome shotgun sequence genome:
- the LOC122008980 gene encoding uncharacterized protein LOC122008980 isoform X1, with product MDVDSQPTMEETIIVGDDLMMGPPSPIIPPEIASHVLEGVDLCDQVLRNFFLCLQINDVEPFCQDEIILYQECAAKRDKELRRKLFDSERKLGLSMPLGDAKERAANLEAEIKTLERRMILASGVEGMEGFRQRWSLHGRIEDTKRRMESLKEGITKSKSENIPEPKVDPAKKKWFF from the exons ATGGATG TTGATTCACAGCCGACGATGGAGGAAACTATCATTGTTGGTGATGACCTTATGATGGGCCCCCCATCACCTATCATTCCTCCAGAGATTGCATCTCATGTCCTGGAAGGTGTAGACTTat GTGATCAAGTATTGCGGAACTTTTTCTTGT GCTTGCAAATCAATGATGTCGAGCCATtttgtcaagatgagatcatctTGTATCAAGAGTGTGCTGCAAAGAGA GATAAGGAGTTAAGACGTAAACTTTTTGATAGTGAACGTAAGCTGGGTTTGTCTATGCCCTTGGGAGATGCAAAGGAACGAGCTGCTAATCTTGAAGCAGAAATTAAAACTCTAGAAAG GCGTATGATTCTTGCAAGTGGAGTTGAAGGAATGGAAGGATTCCGCCAACGTTGGAGTTTGCATGGGCGTATTGAGGATACCAA AAGAAGAATGGAATCTTTGAAAGAGGGGATCACAAAGAGTAAATCGGAAAATATTCCAGAACCTAAAGTAGACCCAGCTAAGAAGAAATggttcttttga
- the LOC122008980 gene encoding uncharacterized protein LOC122008980 isoform X2, with protein sequence MDVDSQPTMEETIIVGDDLMMGPPSPIIPPEIASHVLEGVDLCDQVLRNFFLCLQINDVEPFCQDEIILYQECAAKRDKELRRKLFDSERKLGLSMPLGDAKERAANLEAEIKTLERRMILASGVEGMEGFRQRWSLHGRIEDTKRMESLKEGITKSKSENIPEPKVDPAKKKWFF encoded by the exons ATGGATG TTGATTCACAGCCGACGATGGAGGAAACTATCATTGTTGGTGATGACCTTATGATGGGCCCCCCATCACCTATCATTCCTCCAGAGATTGCATCTCATGTCCTGGAAGGTGTAGACTTat GTGATCAAGTATTGCGGAACTTTTTCTTGT GCTTGCAAATCAATGATGTCGAGCCATtttgtcaagatgagatcatctTGTATCAAGAGTGTGCTGCAAAGAGA GATAAGGAGTTAAGACGTAAACTTTTTGATAGTGAACGTAAGCTGGGTTTGTCTATGCCCTTGGGAGATGCAAAGGAACGAGCTGCTAATCTTGAAGCAGAAATTAAAACTCTAGAAAG GCGTATGATTCTTGCAAGTGGAGTTGAAGGAATGGAAGGATTCCGCCAACGTTGGAGTTTGCATGGGCGTATTGAGGATACCAA AAGAATGGAATCTTTGAAAGAGGGGATCACAAAGAGTAAATCGGAAAATATTCCAGAACCTAAAGTAGACCCAGCTAAGAAGAAATggttcttttga